A stretch of DNA from Lycium ferocissimum isolate CSIRO_LF1 chromosome 4, AGI_CSIRO_Lferr_CH_V1, whole genome shotgun sequence:
cacattttttttattttttattttttataaaagaattttaatCATCGGCCACTTCCACAAATTTTGGCTCCTCATTTAATGTGATTGTGAATATGTGTATCCCGGATCCAGTCCAGTACCACATCCTCCAGTAATTTTCAATGGGCATCTAAATAGATGCCACGTGTCCACCTAAAAATTAATGGCTGGGATTGCAGATTAACCCAACAACTACAGTTTCAGCTTCTTTTTGGGACTTAAGAAAAGTTGCAAAGTTTGAAACTTTAAATTTAGAGGCTAATTTCGCTTTCCGAATTTTCTACCTATTTTAAAAGCTTTGTCCCTTTCCTTTTACATTTTAATTTTgagatattatgttcatattgaCTCGGGTATTATAGAGGGCTATGGTCCATAGCCTATGGATGACGACCCAAAGCTCTTCTTTTTTCCACCTGCAGCACCATGGATGAGTCCTTTTTTCCTCAtacttatgattatttattgGGTAAAGGTCAAGTCCCTTAGTTTGTTCTGCATTGGGATTATACACCAGAGTTTATTACGTATCTTTCAATCTTATAGAGTTAGAtgaaattttagaaataaaaagtGTTCTGAGATGTGAGATCGTGGTTGTAAACCCACTCGACAAATTGCTTTTTTTGTTATGCTTCATGGGGTGAGTTATAGACTTTTGTTGGATTAATTTGCAATGGAGGAAGGTGGAATATTGCAATGCCGGCCTTTAATTTTTTAGGTGGACACGTGGCGTCTATTTAGATGCCCATTGAACATTACTGGAAGATGTGGTACTGGACTGGATCCGAATACACATATTCACAATCATAGTTAAGTAAAATTATATTGTTTGATTTATATAAACACGTATTGCAAGTAAGTATTTAACCAATCTGATTGTCCTTCCGTTATAAATCATCCCTACTTTCTCATCTTTCCTAATAAGTTATTTCCGACAAAATCAAAACATACTCTTTACGAGCAACACAATGATATTTCATCAGAACACTTGTTCAGAAACCATACTACAAGCAAACAAAGATAAACTAAAACAATCagaatttggataaaaattaaaatgaaacaacacaaatatcataaaatttaatttggaATAAGATCTCTTTTTTAAGTAACGACGCAACAACATACTAGTCCACCAGTTGGTTTTGGATCCGGAACGCACAGCCCAATCAAAGGCCCAAGGTCATTACACGGCCCATTACAATCCGACTTGGTCTTGCATTTACTTGTGAAAATGCAATCTGAAGGAAAATCTCCTTTGATTTCAGCATCACCTAAAAAGAgatgtaaaaaagaaaactcaaatttaagttaaaaaaaaatcaaaagatcataaaataaaacaactttTTTCAATAAAGAAAACTATATGATCAACTACGTACCGGTGGCTTGAGAAGGAACAAGGAGAAACAGGATTAAGAGAGTGACAAATAGAAACTTGAATGATTCCATTTTGGTTTTTGAAATGTTCATGTATGATGGAAGGTTATAGTTCTGAAATATGACCATTCTCTTATACATATTATCATTTTGAGACATTAATTGTTTTTCCATTCCTAGGTTGTCACTATTCCATGAATATCTCTAtctttgattcttgaaattatgCTTTAAACACTTACCTCATATATAGAGATACTCGTATgcatctttttgttttctttttctaacaTGGAAGAGATCTCATTTTTGATATTCAtactaacctttttttttttttttttttttttttttttttttttaaataggaaCCCAGGAGAACCAATTTGGTAGGTATTGTATTGGTGACTTTAATATGGATTCTAAACATCTCGTAGAAAAAGAGCATGTGATGTAAATTTTTCAGAAAGGGCTAAATAGGATTttataaattcattttttttagcatGCATAATCTTGGGTTAAGACATAGAAACACAACTAAATTATGGCAAAATTGACAActacacacctaaactatacggTGGTCTAACCCCCCTGAGCTTATTTTTTCGTATTATTTACGCCTTCACTGGTTACCTGATAAAAGAAGTAAAAATATTGCATGTGCAAACATGCACTTATTCAAGACGGAAAAAAAAGGGTCTTAATGCCTTTTTTTCGATTCTTTCAGACCTAAACGACCGGACCTCATTCTCTCTCAAATCCAAAAGGGCAGACCCAAATACCTATAATcagatatttatacatatttaataaattttttaatacatTAGATTTTAGGAAAAGTTACTAAgttcatataaacatatattacTAAGTTAGTTCCGCCTATGCATCTATGGGGGGCAGAAAATAACTATGCGCGATATCAGCAGATGATAATGTGGTTTCCATAATGATCTCATTTTGCTTTCACTATATGTCTTGCCAAGTTTCAATTCCATCTGCACAGGAAAAGAATCAACAATAATGAAGAGATTGCATCATTATTCGTTACTGAAAATAGAAAGATTAAACTATAAGCAGAATACAAAATTGTCAAAGGTAATAGAGGACAAGGAAAAGACAAAACTTagaagtcaaattaaatcactCGAAAGCAAGTCAATTAACAGTTTGTGTATAGTCTAAGCAAACCTTtaccttttcaaaaaataagacATGTTTACTTGTCATCTTCTTTCTCTGTGAACTACTAGTTGTATCAAATCTTTACGTTTTCCAGATACCACATGAAAAAAATGTGACTTAATTGGGAGTGATAGCTGTGCAGTATTTTCTATTTGGAAGTTATATAGTGAGTTTTTATATGAGGTACTTGCACTAATAATAGATCTCGGGTTCAAGTCTTTCTCTTAACTATCCGAAATAATACTAAAACGTGTTTGGCCAAATAAACGAATTAGACCTCACATCTGGCAAAATATtagttgtataaataaaaatGTCACATCTGTTAAGTTAAACTTTACTAAAGGCATTGTCATGGGATAATTTATGTATCATTTGGCTCCCTCCTTTTCCACTATACATTGAAGTCCAAGCAACTATCACTTCATGATCAATTTGAGCTTATAAAATTGCACTCAGAAGTTCATTACATTCCCACATTCTAAACTACTCTGTTCCATTAGAATATTGGGATCACTTCACAAGAAAACCAacaaattaagaaataaaatgaCATTACCAATGGCTTGTTCAGTtttcttgcttcttgttgtttGCTTACCATTCATTATTAATTCTCAAGATAGAGCTTTCACTAATGAAAGCCCTGTTCCTTTCTCACCAGAAGCATACTCATTTTTTCACCCAAAAGCTCAACAACAAACCACTAGTAATGAAAATTTATGTGATTCATCAGATTGTTCTGAATTTCCTAGAGCATCGAATGTGCAGTCAAATCTTGCATATGAAAGTTTATCACCACCAGAAGGTGGTGGGATTGGACTTGGATGTGGTGGGATGACTGGAATTCCTACCGGTTTTGTGTTTGCTATTCTTATAGCAGTTGGGATTCTGTTTGTGATCATCACACGAAGACACAACTCCAGTAACACTAATACAGCTCAGCTTAATGCTTGATCGAATATCAATACTGATCACAGAGAGACGCGAATCTAAGATTTATGGTAAGTGGCTGCAGAATTAGTCTAATATGTACAAATATTTGCAATGGTACTTATGGATCGAGCCAAAAGTAGCAAAAGGCCAGCTTTGCTGGTGGATTAAGCCAAATAAATTCCCAACATAACTTTCTCCATGCAAAGAAATTGAGAGCACACAAATGAGAAAACCATGCATGTATTTGGCCTTTACGTGTAATTTTTCAATTTGATGAAATCTATATTATAATTAAGCTCATCATATCAGTATTGAAAATGATTAAAATCATTGTCCTCTAAATTTCTTTCGCTGCTAATGCATTCTGAATTTTAATCATTACTTTGTTGCTTATACCACAAATAACCTCCCATATTTATAGTCGAAGGATTCGACTATATATAAACTTTCATTGATGAGCTCCCTAATCATACTCTTTCTCCCGTTTAAAGTTTGATGTGCTTGAGACAGAGAGAGCAATCAACAAATTCAGTATTTTCAACACGGCACATATAAATTAAATTCCGCATTAAGACAACTAATGAGGCATTTGCGTACATGCATAGACAAATTCAGTATTTGAAGTTAATGAGTTCATTTTAATCCCAAGTTAATATACAATAAAAATTGGGCTTAAAatcaaatacttttttttaggtatttattaaatttcttaatacataatttttttttaaaagttactaaGTTCATGTAAACCCATTGATTACAAGTTATATATCCACCTTTGAGTACATAGAGCAGAACATAACTATGTTCCATACGAGGCAGACTAGATGATTAATGTGCTTTTCCATGATGATCCCATTTTGCTTTTTATTGGTCCTGCCAAGTGTCAACTCCATCGTTTGTCCATCAATTACAATGAAGAGATTGCATCATTAATTAGAAAAATTAAACAATAAGCAGAACTAATCAATTGTCAAAGGGAATAGACGATAAGAAAAAGACAGAGACTGGAAGTCAAAACTAAATCACTCGATTAAAAGATTGCGTATAGTCTAAGCAAACCTTCACCTCTTCAAAAAATAAAGGGATAAATGATCATTCACTCCTTTAGTAGCGTTTTTAGCGATATCTGCCTTCTAATGTTTGGTcccattttttaaactatttaaaaCCATAATATTTCACCATAAATCTTtgatgtggcaaggagagtgtgttTACGCTCTCTTTGAGaaatgaaaacataaaaaaaaaaaagcttaattttttcttaaaaatttgtattttcttaaaatatgaatataaatatagtttttcacattttaaaaaaataattaattttttcaaaattttataaaaaatcagtttttttttcaaattttgacaagaaaaacactttttcatttttttttgaaaaataaaagt
This window harbors:
- the LOC132054022 gene encoding uncharacterized protein LOC132054022 codes for the protein MACSVFLLLVVCLPFIINSQDRAFTNESPVPFSPEAYSFFHPKAQQQTTSNENLCDSSDCSEFPRASNVQSNLAYESLSPPEGGGIGLGCGGMTGIPTGFVFAILIAVGILFVIITRRHNSSNTNTAQLNA